From the genome of Macrobrachium nipponense isolate FS-2020 chromosome 29, ASM1510439v2, whole genome shotgun sequence, one region includes:
- the LOC135206095 gene encoding protein extra-macrochaetae-like, giving the protein MKPDKPPPPAPPPPARDRDILRARNSRPLKKTNRTSPPAMPASLSESEVMAGEGTDPPSTSSGSSSVTPSDDVDISTTSSSSSSSLPLAESSSSSSSSGGEKDKGAEMKLYLDKLRELVPYVPRTGKISRVQLIHSAIDYITDLQESLEARARRKLRDKNDQASRPPLAALSQAHVETNNRMTPLAENSTNRQPTPLEVNTRHPSTVVPMSSASPLEGISPNNANPPLPPSGSHSNPSSSSSPIIPAAPGPPPPSSSPQQPS; this is encoded by the coding sequence ATGAAGCCGGACAAGCCCccacctcctgctcctcctcctcccgccagGGACAGGGACATCCTGCGGGCGAGAAACAGCAGGCCCTTAAAGAAGACGAACCGAACGTCCCCACCAGCCATGCCCGCGTCGTTATCGGAGTCGGAGGTGATGGCAGGTGAAGGCACCGATCCTCCTTCAACTTCTTCAGGTTCCTCGTCGGTTACGCCCTCAGATGACGTCGACATCAGCaccacgtcctcctcctcctcctcctccttaccgcTGGcggagtcgtcgtcctcctcctcctcctccggcggCGAGAAGGACAAAGGGGCGGAGATGAAACTGTACTTGGACAAACTACGCGAACTGGTGCCTTACGTGCCACGGACCGGGAAGATCTCTCGCGTCCAGCTCATCCACTCAGCCATCGACTACATCACCGACCTGCAGGAGTCTCTGGAAGCCAGGGCTCGTCGGAAACTCCGCGACAAGAACGACCAGGCCTCGAGGCCTCCCTTGGCGGCCCTGTCGCAGGCGCATGTGGAGACCAACAACAGAATGACGCCCCTGGCGGAAAACAGCACCAACAGGCAGCCGACGCCTTTGGAAGTGAACACCAGACATCCGTCGACGGTCGTGCCGATGTCCTCTGCGTCTCCTCTCGAGGGGATTTCTCCCAACAACGCAAATCCACCTCTTCCTCCGTCGGGAAGCCACAGTAACCCCAGCAGTAGTTCGTCGCCCATAATCCCAGCGGCACCTGGCCCACCACCGCCATCATCATCTCCCCAACAACCGAGTTAA